One bacterium BMS3Abin14 DNA segment encodes these proteins:
- the cusS gene encoding sensor kinase CusS has translation MTTVMMIKSVRLKLTFWYVGSLCFLLLLLGLIVYFSLQAILTGNLDNVLLNGGKIFEQSFSEYTKEFPGEPRSLYTIDKGKKHYFVNTIDDETKETFFVNTAYIQLLEFPQAEKRTYSMVARTSSLNNLLLPLSPNAYQAVARHTSFYETILRPLPFPVRMISLPVYDRDNRPYILQVALSTQHIDNTLEGLLFVFTMLFPIVLIVTAIAGYIFMKQAFSPVRRMVSVTRKITSEDLSLRLDSIDSHDEIGELAETFNAMIDRLEQSFQQITQFSGDVSHELRTPLAQLKCNADIALRKPRTPEGYQQVLHNIVEDADQLQKIIGDLLFLATMDVNNCSSSFVPVALHEVFLEVFEAMHGVARRKHLTCRFEEMDFAEIMGDGSLLKRMFTNLISNAIKYTPAGGAYYVFIASGCRRIYLYNLRYRHRYPRGGVTLYFRSTVSG, from the coding sequence ATGACAACGGTGATGATGATTAAATCCGTTCGGTTAAAACTTACGTTCTGGTATGTCGGGTCATTATGTTTTCTGCTGCTGCTCCTTGGACTCATTGTGTATTTCAGTCTTCAGGCTATTTTGACCGGAAATCTTGATAATGTGCTTCTTAATGGTGGAAAGATCTTTGAACAATCGTTCTCTGAGTATACGAAAGAGTTTCCAGGTGAACCCCGCAGTCTCTATACTATTGACAAAGGGAAAAAACATTATTTTGTCAACACGATAGACGATGAGACAAAAGAGACCTTTTTTGTGAATACCGCGTATATACAACTCCTGGAATTCCCCCAAGCTGAAAAACGAACGTACTCCATGGTAGCAAGGACATCGTCCCTTAATAATCTGCTGCTGCCGCTTTCACCCAACGCCTATCAGGCCGTTGCTCGCCACACATCTTTTTACGAAACGATTCTCCGGCCGCTCCCTTTTCCGGTAAGAATGATCTCACTACCTGTATATGACAGGGACAATCGGCCGTATATTCTGCAGGTAGCCCTTTCGACACAACACATTGACAACACGCTGGAGGGGCTATTATTTGTGTTCACCATGTTATTTCCAATTGTGCTGATTGTGACTGCGATTGCAGGGTATATTTTCATGAAACAGGCATTTTCTCCTGTTCGGCGCATGGTTTCCGTAACTCGTAAAATTACGTCGGAAGACCTGTCTCTCAGACTTGACTCGATTGACAGCCATGACGAAATTGGCGAACTGGCCGAAACATTTAATGCCATGATCGATCGTCTGGAACAGTCATTTCAACAAATTACCCAGTTTTCCGGCGATGTCTCCCACGAGCTAAGAACTCCTCTGGCGCAACTAAAGTGCAACGCGGATATCGCCTTGCGAAAACCGAGAACACCGGAAGGATATCAGCAGGTCCTGCACAATATAGTTGAAGATGCGGACCAACTTCAGAAAATCATAGGGGACCTGTTGTTTCTGGCCACAATGGATGTCAACAATTGTTCATCGTCGTTTGTGCCGGTCGCATTGCATGAGGTCTTTTTAGAGGTATTTGAAGCGATGCACGGGGTTGCTCGAAGGAAACACCTGACTTGCAGGTTCGAAGAGATGGACTTTGCCGAAATTATGGGTGACGGCAGTTTGCTGAAGAGGATGTTCACAAACCTGATATCCAATGCCATCAAATACACCCCCGCCGGAGGTGCGTATTACGTTTTCATTGCGTCAGGATGCAGGCGAATCTATCTTTACAATCTCAGATACCGGCATAGGTATCCCCGAGGAGGCGTTACCCTATATTTTCGATCGACTGTATCGGGTTGA
- the yxlF_2 gene encoding putative ABC transporter ATP-binding protein YxlF, whose protein sequence is MKNPGEKISEVLTFLDFQGIENKKLGEFSKGMRQRIGIAQAIIHDPEVLFLDEPTSGLDPRGIKHLREVILRLNSEKGMTIFMNTHLLSEVARTCTTIGVLSHGRLIYKDSLENTLDTFRDEVSLETIYLENLAG, encoded by the coding sequence GTGAAAAATCCGGGGGAAAAAATCAGCGAGGTGTTGACCTTCCTGGATTTTCAGGGGATTGAAAACAAAAAACTCGGGGAATTCTCGAAGGGTATGCGCCAGCGTATCGGCATCGCTCAGGCAATCATCCATGACCCGGAGGTGCTGTTTCTGGATGAACCAACCTCCGGTCTTGATCCAAGGGGCATCAAGCATCTTCGAGAGGTGATTCTCCGACTCAACAGCGAAAAAGGGATGACAATCTTCATGAATACCCATCTGCTGTCAGAGGTTGCCAGAACATGCACGACAATCGGCGTGCTCAGCCATGGGCGGTTGATCTATAAGGACTCATTGGAAAACACATTGGATACGTTCAGGGACGAGGTGTCGCTGGAAACCATTTATCTTGAGAACCTGGCCGGATAG
- the ybhF_1 gene encoding putative ABC transporter ATP-binding protein YbhF, with the protein MRREHDFMIVAEGLTKKYKEFISLDDLNLQVSRGEIFGFLGHNGAGKTTTVNILTTLLSPTSGRASICGFDIQDESRQVRERIDYLPENVKFYEDLTAFENLAFFCQAIRREKSGGKNQRGVDLPGFSGD; encoded by the coding sequence ATGAGACGAGAGCACGATTTCATGATAGTGGCCGAAGGGCTAACCAAAAAATATAAAGAGTTTATTTCACTGGACGATTTGAATTTACAGGTGTCTCGTGGAGAAATTTTCGGGTTCCTCGGGCACAACGGAGCAGGAAAAACCACGACCGTGAATATCCTGACCACGCTGCTGTCTCCGACGTCCGGAAGGGCATCGATCTGCGGATTTGATATCCAGGACGAGAGCAGACAGGTCAGGGAAAGAATCGACTACCTGCCGGAAAACGTCAAATTTTATGAAGACCTGACCGCCTTTGAAAATCTTGCATTTTTTTGCCAGGCTATCAGGCGTGAAAAATCCGGGGGAAAAAATCAGCGAGGTGTTGACCTTCCTGGATTTTCAGGGGATTGA
- the czcR gene encoding transcriptional activator protein CzcR: MRILLVEDDKKLSGYLKKGLLEEQYAVDIFHDGIDGAYWAKEINYDLIILDIMLPHKDGMTICKEIRQQGIIVPILMLTAKDGLEDRVKGLDAGADDYLAKPFSFDELLARVRALLRRSQQYHNQQNAGTLRVADLELDPISHTVMRAGKKITLTGKEYALLEYLMRNPGKIVTETNIFDHVWDMQAEPFTNVVNVYIHYLRNKVDKGFEKKLIYTVRSLGYVMKDDNGDDD, from the coding sequence ATGAGAATACTGCTCGTTGAAGATGATAAAAAGCTGTCCGGATATCTGAAAAAGGGCTTATTGGAGGAACAGTATGCCGTGGACATCTTCCATGATGGCATTGATGGCGCTTATTGGGCCAAAGAGATCAACTACGATCTGATTATATTGGATATCATGCTTCCCCATAAAGACGGCATGACAATATGTAAAGAAATACGGCAGCAGGGAATAATCGTGCCGATTTTGATGCTTACAGCAAAAGACGGCCTTGAGGACAGGGTGAAAGGACTTGATGCAGGCGCTGATGATTACCTGGCAAAACCGTTTTCCTTTGACGAACTCCTGGCAAGGGTTCGGGCTTTACTGCGTCGCTCCCAACAGTATCATAATCAGCAAAACGCCGGCACCCTGCGTGTCGCGGACCTGGAGCTTGACCCCATATCCCACACCGTCATGCGTGCCGGCAAAAAAATCACCCTCACCGGCAAAGAATATGCCCTGCTGGAATATCTGATGAGAAATCCGGGAAAAATCGTCACCGAAACAAACATTTTTGACCATGTTTGGGACATGCAGGCAGAACCATTCACCAATGTGGTCAATGTGTATATTCACTATCTGCGCAACAAAGTAGACAAGGGGTTTGAGAAAAAATTGATTTACACTGTTCGTTCCCTCGGATATGTGATGAAAGATGACAACGGTGATGATGATTAA
- the albA_1 gene encoding antilisterial bacteriocin subtilosin biosynthesis protein AlbA, giving the protein MGMGKSFALYGEGNSLELERLETVAQQVLSGILMVKFFVKDIKGVRMIRTYLKDGCFLKDIEEPALYDSKTDDIYLLSRESFDRIRAMSDGESRDDEAAALLEKEGLVQTEARRTAAWVGGSSPLPSLRYLELQITGRCDKRCRHCYLGPAAPVDMSAGEIGNILHEFEFMQGLKVMVSGGEPLCSPRFEEVLEVLEGRLLRTVLLTHGEKINSAMAENLAMFDQVQISLDGMEGGHDRLRGEGSFRRVVAGIEALQGEGVPVAVATMVHRGNMNDFKRLSRFIIDMGITEWNIDIPCRSGRWAGGEEKDGTFLRAMAERLRFGFGGGYHGGADGLACGAHLMTVFPDGVAAKCGFYRERAVGYVREGLAGAWMKIDHLPLSGLQCGCDQLEDCGGGCRFRAEVMTGEPLGPDVVQCLARGVDWKKW; this is encoded by the coding sequence ATGGGGATGGGAAAATCCTTCGCCCTCTATGGCGAAGGCAACTCGCTCGAGCTTGAACGCCTTGAGACTGTCGCGCAACAGGTATTGTCGGGTATTTTGATGGTGAAGTTTTTCGTAAAAGATATTAAAGGTGTTCGTATGATCCGCACATACCTCAAGGACGGCTGTTTTCTGAAAGACATCGAGGAACCGGCGCTCTATGACTCAAAAACGGATGATATATATCTGTTGAGCCGGGAGTCCTTTGACCGCATCAGGGCGATGTCCGATGGGGAGTCAAGGGACGATGAGGCTGCGGCGCTTCTGGAAAAAGAAGGCCTCGTTCAGACTGAAGCAAGGCGTACTGCGGCCTGGGTTGGGGGATCTTCCCCCCTGCCGTCCCTGAGATACCTGGAACTTCAGATTACGGGGCGATGCGACAAGAGATGCCGTCATTGCTATCTGGGCCCGGCTGCCCCTGTGGATATGTCCGCCGGCGAGATAGGGAATATTCTCCATGAATTCGAGTTCATGCAGGGGTTGAAGGTCATGGTTTCCGGTGGAGAACCTCTTTGCAGCCCCAGGTTTGAGGAAGTCCTCGAAGTACTGGAAGGGCGGCTGCTGAGAACTGTTCTTCTGACACACGGAGAAAAGATAAACTCTGCGATGGCCGAAAATTTAGCAATGTTCGACCAGGTGCAGATCTCCCTGGACGGCATGGAAGGCGGCCATGACCGATTGAGGGGCGAGGGGTCATTCAGACGTGTGGTTGCGGGTATCGAGGCCCTTCAGGGCGAGGGGGTTCCCGTTGCCGTGGCTACCATGGTCCACCGCGGCAACATGAACGATTTCAAAAGGCTCTCGCGTTTCATCATCGATATGGGAATCACTGAATGGAACATCGACATCCCATGCCGCTCCGGTAGATGGGCCGGCGGTGAGGAAAAGGACGGGACCTTTCTCCGGGCTATGGCCGAAAGGCTTCGTTTTGGGTTCGGGGGGGGATACCATGGGGGCGCCGACGGACTGGCCTGCGGCGCACACCTTATGACGGTCTTTCCGGATGGAGTGGCAGCCAAGTGCGGTTTTTACAGGGAGCGCGCTGTGGGGTATGTGCGTGAGGGACTTGCCGGCGCATGGATGAAGATAGATCATCTGCCGCTTTCGGGCCTGCAGTGCGGGTGCGATCAGCTGGAGGATTGCGGCGGCGGCTGCCGCTTTCGGGCAGAGGTGATGACAGGTGAACCTTTGGGGCCGGATGTCGTTCAATGTCTGGCAAGAGGAGTGGACTGGAAGAAATGGTGA